In Moorena sp. SIOASIH, the following proteins share a genomic window:
- a CDS encoding colicin uptake protein — MTTTERKTEKKMEVPRTTSEVIRIKPQQFIHVLDNNTGVTRLEVGPQTITLRDHERLILKPEPMIIVPPRYYCVVANPLLRDEDGQPIADQHGQIRLRYGDLEIRFAQDPFPLYPNEKLVGDVTQLAVVETNQALRLRAIRDFTDTVTRILDGETQTETINRLAGDEWLFEGPGTYIPRVEVEVVETVTAEVIKPNQALHLLARQNCTDRQRNRRRAGEEWLVREEGAYLPGVDEEVIGIINAYILTEQKALHLKAKRTFTDIFGRQRKAGDEWLVTFEDAEIHIPDVYEDVVGEVTITTLSDHEWCIVLDPIDESGKPQLGMREVRQGRTSFFLHPGESLENGIQNIYVLSELEALLLRAKEAFNEGEGDQAITHQPGDLWMIAGPQDYIPRVEVEVVEKRQAIPLDKNEGIYVRNIQTGELKLVGGPQAYMLTPYEKLWEKELPSVVEELLMQKIDPLSGRGEHSLAGGDQSERKSGVRQGLSQRDKTRAVVFHIPQNAAVQLHDYKNRTARTVFGPDLVMLEPDEAFTVLSLSGSKPKRPNVIKSLALLLGPDFMTDIFTVETADHTRLQLQLSYNWYFDVDRHDEQTAARLFQVPDFVGDTCKAIASRVRGAVAGEKFDEFHRNSARIIRLAVFGTDQEGHIRDEFRFRANNLVITNIDIQSVEPVDEETLRSLQKSVQLAIQITTDAQEAAARQDAERIEQEAKARLERQVILDQSAAEAERKKLLELQAENIAIESTGQATAEARAKAEAAQIEGQLAVNLAQQEAEAARIRNEIELAQLKARQEAELAHQQAFNNLEIAKAERMAHIKSEEYRQKVEAIGPQTIQAIAQAGPEMQARLLEALGIQSVLITDGKNPINLFGAANGLISPPTSN, encoded by the coding sequence ATGACTACAACTGAGCGTAAAACAGAGAAGAAAATGGAAGTGCCTAGGACAACTAGTGAAGTGATTCGCATCAAGCCCCAACAGTTTATTCATGTTCTAGACAACAACACTGGTGTTACCCGACTGGAGGTTGGTCCTCAAACCATTACCCTTCGCGATCACGAGCGGCTGATCTTAAAACCTGAACCGATGATTATTGTGCCGCCTCGGTATTATTGTGTGGTTGCTAATCCGTTACTCCGGGATGAAGACGGTCAACCCATTGCTGATCAGCATGGTCAAATTCGACTGCGCTACGGTGATCTGGAAATTCGTTTCGCGCAAGATCCGTTTCCCCTTTATCCAAACGAGAAACTAGTAGGGGATGTCACCCAACTGGCAGTAGTCGAGACCAATCAAGCACTGCGTCTGAGAGCAATTCGGGATTTTACCGATACGGTTACGAGAATACTTGATGGAGAAACCCAAACTGAAACAATTAACCGTTTAGCAGGTGATGAATGGCTGTTTGAAGGACCTGGAACCTATATTCCCCGGGTGGAGGTTGAAGTAGTTGAGACAGTAACAGCTGAGGTGATTAAACCTAACCAAGCCTTACACCTGTTAGCACGGCAGAATTGCACCGATCGTCAAAGGAATAGACGTAGAGCAGGTGAAGAATGGCTGGTTAGAGAAGAAGGAGCCTATTTACCTGGTGTAGATGAAGAAGTAATTGGCATTATTAATGCTTACATTTTGACGGAACAAAAAGCATTACATCTGAAAGCTAAACGCACCTTTACTGATATTTTTGGTCGTCAGCGTAAAGCTGGAGATGAATGGTTGGTCACCTTTGAAGATGCAGAAATTCATATTCCCGATGTTTATGAAGATGTAGTGGGAGAAGTTACGATTACTACCCTCAGCGATCACGAATGGTGTATTGTGCTTGACCCGATTGATGAATCTGGTAAACCTCAGCTCGGTATGCGAGAAGTGCGCCAGGGTAGAACATCATTTTTCTTGCATCCTGGTGAGTCCTTGGAGAATGGTATCCAAAACATTTATGTTCTCAGTGAGCTAGAAGCACTGTTGCTTCGAGCCAAAGAAGCTTTTAATGAAGGGGAAGGTGACCAGGCCATTACTCATCAACCAGGGGATTTGTGGATGATTGCTGGGCCACAAGATTATATTCCCCGTGTGGAAGTGGAAGTGGTTGAGAAGCGTCAAGCCATTCCCCTCGATAAGAATGAAGGTATCTATGTGCGTAATATTCAGACTGGTGAACTCAAGCTGGTCGGTGGTCCTCAGGCTTATATGCTCACTCCCTATGAGAAGCTTTGGGAAAAAGAACTGCCATCGGTAGTTGAGGAACTGTTGATGCAAAAAATAGACCCATTGTCTGGGCGTGGTGAGCATTCTCTAGCTGGGGGCGATCAGTCGGAGCGAAAATCAGGAGTACGCCAAGGTCTATCCCAACGGGATAAAACTAGAGCAGTTGTGTTTCATATTCCTCAAAATGCTGCTGTGCAGCTCCATGACTATAAAAACAGAACTGCCAGAACTGTATTTGGACCAGACTTGGTGATGCTCGAACCAGATGAAGCCTTTACGGTACTTTCTTTATCAGGTAGCAAGCCCAAACGACCTAATGTCATCAAATCCTTAGCCTTATTACTCGGTCCTGATTTCATGACCGATATTTTTACCGTAGAGACAGCAGACCATACCAGATTGCAGCTACAGCTGTCCTATAACTGGTACTTTGATGTGGACAGACACGATGAACAAACTGCAGCCAGACTGTTTCAAGTACCTGATTTTGTGGGAGATACTTGTAAAGCGATCGCATCCCGAGTGCGGGGTGCTGTAGCAGGGGAAAAATTTGATGAATTTCACCGCAATTCAGCCCGGATTATCCGACTGGCGGTGTTTGGCACTGATCAAGAAGGTCATATTCGAGATGAATTTCGTTTTCGAGCCAATAACCTGGTAATTACCAATATTGACATTCAGTCAGTGGAGCCAGTGGATGAAGAAACCTTAAGGAGCTTGCAAAAGTCAGTGCAGCTAGCGATTCAAATTACCACTGATGCTCAAGAAGCTGCTGCACGCCAAGATGCGGAACGGATTGAGCAAGAAGCGAAAGCCAGGTTGGAAAGGCAAGTAATTTTGGATCAAAGTGCAGCAGAAGCAGAACGGAAAAAACTTCTAGAATTACAAGCAGAAAATATAGCCATTGAGTCTACAGGTCAAGCAACAGCAGAAGCGAGAGCTAAGGCTGAAGCGGCTCAGATTGAAGGACAATTAGCAGTTAACTTGGCTCAGCAAGAAGCCGAGGCGGCTCGGATTCGCAATGAAATCGAGTTAGCTCAACTCAAAGCACGTCAGGAAGCTGAATTAGCCCATCAACAAGCCTTTAATAACCTAGAGATTGCCAAAGCTGAGCGTATGGCTCACATTAAGAGTGAAGAATACCGACAGAAAGTAGAAGCGATTGGTCCTCAAACCATTCAAGCGATCGCACAAGCAGGTCCGGAAATGCAGGCAAGACTTCTAGAAGCACTTGGTATCCAGAGTGTTTTGATTACCGATGGCAAAAATCCCATCAATCTATTTGGTGCAGCTAATGGTCTGATTAGTCCGCCAACTTCTAACTAA
- a CDS encoding pentapeptide repeat-containing protein, with translation MNRDEFLKRYEAGERDFSGVNLKKANLKSTNIKGVCLNSAHLSNADLEEATWDDVDLSHANLRNAYLYETTIENSNLTKANLSHLVASESTLENCDFSGTDLSYADLSVIYMAGSNLRDANFSYATLCEVYVGDSDLSNANLSYARMLGVDGWKKADLSSINFTKAIYTSCTEFPTGFNPSKAGAIFICAEADLSGLDLKNINLGYEEMSGANLSHANLSGARLYNSDLRGANLSYANLEGVDFHDADLSEANFSHANLKKAKLAKAELNDAIFCNTIMPNGRIRNDNC, from the coding sequence ATGAATCGTGATGAATTCCTAAAACGCTACGAAGCCGGTGAAAGAGATTTTTCTGGTGTTAATTTGAAAAAAGCTAACTTGAAAAGTACTAATATCAAGGGTGTTTGTCTAAATTCTGCGCACTTGAGTAATGCTGATTTAGAGGAAGCCACTTGGGATGATGTGGATCTAAGTCATGCTAACTTGAGGAATGCTTACCTATATGAAACCACTATCGAAAATTCCAACCTCACTAAGGCTAACTTGAGTCATCTAGTAGCATCTGAATCAACCTTGGAAAACTGCGACTTTAGTGGTACTGATCTGAGCTATGCTGATTTATCTGTAATCTATATGGCTGGTAGTAACCTCAGGGATGCCAATTTCAGTTATGCTACCTTATGTGAGGTTTACGTAGGTGATTCTGACCTGAGCAATGCTAACCTCAGTTATGCCCGTATGCTAGGGGTTGATGGGTGGAAAAAAGCTGACCTGAGTAGTATAAATTTTACTAAAGCTATCTATACATCATGCACTGAGTTTCCGACTGGATTTAACCCATCAAAAGCAGGAGCAATCTTTATTTGTGCAGAGGCTGACTTAAGCGGTTTGGACTTGAAAAATATCAACCTTGGTTATGAGGAAATGTCTGGCGCTAACCTTAGTCATGCTAATTTGAGTGGTGCAAGACTGTATAATAGTGACTTGAGGGGCGCAAACCTAAGTTATGCCAATTTAGAAGGTGTTGACTTTCATGATGCTGATTTGAGTGAGGCTAATTTTAGCCATGCTAATCTTAAAAAGGCTAAATTAGCTAAGGCTGAATTAAATGATGCCATTTTCTGTAACACTATTATGCCTAATGGTAGGATTAGGAATGATAATTGTTAG
- a CDS encoding TerB family tellurite resistance protein, whose translation MTIELLSSLSGRNLTQDDITPPVRFLAALVTLGMGVMYADGVVQDEEKQLLEKTIERLVPPQRDVRQFVQGLLSGLEKNPVYQNPQQWLKLTTSLSESERILLLNFCYAMSAVDGTIDPNESQYLQLASNSLGIDSRYPMVLEAWFKGEDFPDQSVWEEFQSKLQPEQFEALGIRLVNQQVVEYLSHLVGRQLSLLDITPTMIFLVALVTISLEVMLADGQVVEEERQLLAKTIDRLTPPEEDDLRQLGPFLIGLLLRQVQRNPTGSNCPEWLTLTKPLSDAEKLLLLCFAYDMSAADGEIDPTEQDYLHIVAKHLGIDSRYTAVLEAGFRHEDIEDEQAWDELRSQLHPDQFQYLDMVFVDAARYILDCLEVCSF comes from the coding sequence ATGACTATTGAACTTTTGTCTAGCCTAAGCGGACGAAACCTCACTCAAGACGATATAACACCGCCTGTGAGGTTTTTAGCTGCCCTAGTAACCCTTGGGATGGGAGTCATGTATGCTGATGGGGTTGTACAGGACGAAGAGAAGCAGCTACTAGAGAAAACCATTGAGCGATTAGTCCCCCCCCAGAGGGATGTCCGTCAATTCGTGCAGGGTTTGCTTTCTGGACTAGAGAAGAATCCGGTTTATCAAAATCCTCAGCAGTGGTTGAAGCTAACCACCTCCCTGTCTGAGTCAGAGCGAATTTTGCTCCTTAACTTTTGCTATGCCATGTCAGCGGTGGATGGGACGATTGACCCCAATGAAAGCCAGTATTTACAGCTAGCCTCAAATTCCTTAGGGATTGACTCGCGCTACCCAATGGTGCTGGAAGCTTGGTTCAAGGGTGAGGACTTCCCAGATCAGTCTGTTTGGGAAGAGTTCCAATCAAAGCTGCAACCAGAACAGTTTGAGGCTCTAGGTATCCGACTGGTAAATCAGCAAGTTGTTGAATACTTGTCCCATCTTGTGGGAAGGCAACTGAGTCTGTTAGATATTACACCAACCATGATTTTTTTGGTAGCCTTGGTGACTATTTCCTTGGAAGTGATGTTGGCGGATGGTCAAGTGGTAGAAGAAGAAAGACAGCTGCTGGCAAAAACCATTGACCGCTTAACGCCTCCCGAAGAGGATGATTTGCGTCAATTGGGACCGTTCTTAATCGGACTTCTGCTTCGGCAAGTTCAGCGGAACCCTACTGGGTCTAATTGCCCCGAATGGTTAACTTTGACTAAGCCTCTAAGCGATGCTGAGAAGCTACTCCTGTTGTGCTTTGCCTATGATATGTCAGCGGCGGATGGAGAAATTGACCCTACTGAGCAGGACTATTTACACATAGTGGCTAAGCATCTGGGGATTGATTCCAGGTATACAGCAGTGCTGGAGGCAGGATTTAGGCATGAAGATATTGAGGATGAACAGGCTTGGGATGAGTTGCGCTCCCAGCTGCATCCGGATCAGTTTCAGTATCTGGATATGGTATTTGTAGATGCGGCTAGATATATACTCGATTGCCTGGAAGTATGTAGCTTTTGA
- a CDS encoding transposase: MNYTYRIYPSAAQQELMLRWLETCRRLYNRCLRDLKDWINSRKCQVDRCSIDREYIMSADIPFPGYMEQKRQLTQWKKTDPQLKAVHSQVTQDVVKRLHNSWEAFKQRGHGFPRFKKYGRYQSFLFPQFQKSPFVGNQIKLPMIGWVKINLHRYIPTGFRVKGVRVVSRCRGTKWFVVITIQADVSVPDTPSYGRAIGVDVGLNDFLATSDGLRIPRSKFFVDLQSELKLLQRRASRKQKGSKNWEKAQIKVSRLHHKIDNTRSDWQFKVAHALCDQADSIFVEDIDYRVMAKGFLGKHSLDASFGQFRELLKWVCWKRGKFLATVDHRGTSKQCPKCGAEWDNNLSIRWHTCTECGYSNNRDVASAEVIRNRGIEKYPRTIGERKPPAIGVLSGIFNLDKCYAGIPNCEIGKPALYS; the protein is encoded by the coding sequence ATGAACTACACTTACCGTATTTATCCTTCGGCTGCTCAACAAGAATTAATGTTGAGATGGTTAGAAACTTGTAGACGACTGTATAACCGTTGCCTACGAGACTTAAAAGACTGGATCAATAGCAGAAAGTGTCAAGTAGATCGTTGCTCCATTGACCGGGAATATATCATGTCTGCTGATATTCCTTTCCCGGGTTACATGGAACAGAAGAGACAGTTAACCCAATGGAAGAAAACCGACCCTCAACTCAAGGCTGTACATTCTCAGGTGACACAAGATGTGGTTAAGAGATTGCATAACTCTTGGGAAGCATTTAAACAGAGAGGGCATGGTTTCCCAAGGTTTAAAAAGTACGGTCGTTATCAATCCTTTTTGTTTCCTCAGTTTCAGAAGTCACCCTTTGTCGGCAATCAAATTAAACTCCCGATGATTGGGTGGGTCAAGATTAACTTACATCGATATATCCCGACGGGCTTCAGGGTTAAAGGGGTCAGAGTGGTTTCAAGATGTCGAGGGACAAAATGGTTTGTTGTTATTACTATCCAAGCCGATGTATCTGTTCCTGATACTCCGTCCTACGGTAGAGCTATTGGGGTGGATGTTGGGTTAAATGACTTTTTGGCAACATCAGATGGCTTGAGAATTCCTAGATCCAAGTTTTTTGTAGACTTACAAAGCGAGCTTAAATTGCTGCAACGTAGAGCATCCAGAAAACAGAAAGGGTCTAAAAATTGGGAGAAAGCACAAATTAAAGTTTCACGATTACACCACAAAATTGACAACACTCGCTCCGATTGGCAATTCAAAGTCGCTCATGCTCTTTGTGATCAAGCCGACTCTATTTTTGTAGAAGATATTGATTACCGAGTCATGGCAAAAGGGTTTCTTGGGAAGCATTCCCTAGATGCAAGTTTTGGTCAATTCAGAGAGTTATTGAAATGGGTCTGTTGGAAAAGAGGGAAATTTTTGGCCACAGTAGACCATCGGGGAACCTCTAAACAATGTCCTAAATGTGGGGCCGAGTGGGATAACAACCTGTCAATCCGTTGGCATACTTGCACAGAATGTGGATATTCCAATAACCGAGATGTTGCTAGCGCAGAAGTGATTCGTAATCGTGGAATTGAAAAGTACCCAAGGACAATTGGGGAAAGGAAACCGCCTGCTATTGGCGTACTGTCGGGGATTTTCAATCTAGATAAGTGCTACGCAGGAATTCCCAATTGTGAGATTGGGAAGCCCGCGCTGTACTCGTAG